The Brachyhypopomus gauderio isolate BG-103 chromosome 2, BGAUD_0.2, whole genome shotgun sequence genome contains a region encoding:
- the tle3a gene encoding LOW QUALITY PROTEIN: transducin-like enhancer protein 3-A (The sequence of the model RefSeq protein was modified relative to this genomic sequence to represent the inferred CDS: inserted 2 bases in 1 codon; deleted 3 bases in 3 codons) has protein sequence MQFVPMLVCCSLWPTRVSVCVCVHLRRQQQLQAQHLSHAAHGXPWPCPPHPSGLQPPGIPPVTGSGAGLLALGALGGQAHLPVKDEKNHHDLEHRARPQWVQSCLKAEELLSQLVIFVSTRLLCPVPHWELWGSPRELSALDYVENKPREHSTKAPPLHRRPLLVTGGLAASEAELPASTFLCNNSISPSDSLRTGSEKHRGSSDYSLDSKKRKMEEKDSMSRYDSDGDKSDDLVVDVSNEDPATPRASPAHSPPENGIDKPRPPKKDTPNSPASVASSGSTPSSKTKEHGHNDKSSTPGLKSNTPTPRSDAPTPGTSTTPGLRPLLGKTSMEALAAPALRTPLSYPTPFAMMGHHEMNGSLTSPGVYAGLHISPQMSAAAAAAYGRTPIAGFEHPHMRPPGLPASLTSISGGKPAYSFHVSADGQMQPVPFPPDALIGPGIPRHARQINTLSHGEVVCAVTISNPTRHVYTGGKGCVKIWDISQPGSKSPVSQLDCLNRDNYIRSCKLLPDGRTLIVGGEASTLTIWDLASQTPRIKAELTSSAPACYALAISPDAKVCFSCCSDGNIAVWDLHNQTLVRQFQGHTDGASCIDISHDGTKLWTGGLDNTVRSWDLREGRQLQQHDFTSQIFSLGYCPTGEWLAVGMESSNVEVLHHTKPDKYQLHLHESCVLSLKFAYCGKWFVSTGKDNLLNAWRTPYGASIFQSKESSSVLSCDISADDKYIVTGSGDKKATVYEVIY, from the exons ATGCAGTTTGTGCCCATGTTGGTGTGTTGTTCGCTCTGGCCCactcgtgtgtctgtgtgtgtgtgtgtccatctccGCAGGCAGCAGCAGCTCCAGGCACAGCACCTCTCTCACGCGGCCCACGG CCCGTGGccctgccccccccacccctcggGCCTCCAGCCACCCGGCATCCCCCCGGTCACAGGCTCTGGGGCCGGCCTGCTGGCCCTGGGAGCCCTGGGCGGCCAGGCC CACCTGCCCGTGAAGGATGAGAAGAACCACCACGACCTGGAGCACAGAG CCAGACCTCAATGGGTGCAGTCATGTCTGAAGGCAGAGGAGCTCCTCTCGCAGTTAGTGATCTTTGTGAGCAC GAGGCTTCTTTGCCCCGTGCCGCACTGGGAGCTGTGGGGAAGCCCCAGAGAGCTCTCAGCGTTGGATTATGTTGAGAACAAGCCCAGAGAACACTCCACAAAGGCCCCTCCACTTCACCGCCGCCCCCTCCTTGTGACGGGGGGGCTGGCGGCCTCGGAGGCGGAGCTTCCAG CCAGCACATTCTTGTGT AAcaactccatctctccatcggACAGCCTCCGGACC GGTAGCGAGAAGCACCGT GGTTCTTCTGACTACAGTTTGGACTCCAAGAAACGCAAGATGGAGGAGAAGGACAGCATGAGCAGATAT GACAGCGATGGAGATAAAAGTGACGATCTTGTGGTCGACGTTTCGAATGAG GACCCTGCCACACCCCGAgcaagccccgcccactccccACCGGAAAATGGCATagacaagccccgccccccgaaGAAGGACACGCCCAATAGCCCCGCCTCTGTGGCCTCCTCTGGCAGCACACCTTCCTCCAAAACTAAGGAACACGGACAT AATGACAAATCATCCACGCCTGGTCTCAAGTCCAACACACCCACGCCACGGAGCGACGCGCCCACCCCGGGCACCAGCACCACGCCGGGCCTGCGGCCCCTGCTGGGCAAGACCTCCATGGAGGCTCTGG CTGCCCCAGCCTTGCGCACCCCCCTCTCCTACCCAACGCCCTTCGCCATGATGGGTCACCACGAGATGAACGGCTCGCTGACCAGCCCCGGGGTCTACGCCGGCCTGCACATCTCACCCCAGATGAGCGCGGCTGCGGCTGCTGCCTACGGACGCACACCCATC GCGGGCTTTGAGCATCCTCACATGAGACCGCCGGGCCTCCCCGCCAGTCTGACCTCCATCTCCGGAGGAAAGCC GGCCTACTCCTTCCACGTCAGCGCTGATGGGCAGATGCAGCCCGTGCCTTTCCCCCCGGACGCTCTGATTGGCCCAGGGATCCCACGCCACGCCCGCCAGATCAACACGCTGAGCCACGGCGAGGTGGTGTGCGCAGTCACCATCAGCAACCCCACCCGCCACGTCTACACGGGGGGCAAGGGCTGCGTGAAGATCTGGGACATCAGCCAGCCGGGCAGCAAGAGCCCCGTGTCCCAGCTGGACTGCCTG AATCGCGACAACTACATCCGCTCGTGCAAGCTTCTCCCGGACGGGCGCACGCTCATCGTGGGCGGGGAGGCGAGCACCTTGACCATCTGGGACCTGGCCTCACAGACGCCCCGCATCAAGGCCGAGCTGACGTCGTCTGCGCCCGCCTGCTACGCCCTGGCCATCAGCCCCGATGCCAAGGTCTGCTTCTCCTGCTGCAGCGATGGAAACATCGCCGTCTGGGACCTCCACAACCAGACCCTCGTCAG GCAGTTCCAGGGTCACACGGATGGCGCTAGCTGCATCGACATCTCTCACGATGGCACCAAGCTGTGGACGGGTGGTCTGGACAACACGGTGCGCTCGTGGGACCTGAGGGAGGGCCGACAGCTGCAGCAACATGACTTCACCTCTCAG ATCTTCTCGCTGGGCTACTGCCCGACGGGCGAGTGGCTGGCCGTGGGAATGGAGAGCAGCAACGTGGAGGTGCTCCACCACACCAAGCCCGACAAGTACCAGCTCCACCTGCACGAGAGCTGCGTGCTGTCCCTCAAGTTCGCCTACTGCG GTAAATGGTTCGTGAGCACTGGAAAGGACAATCTGTTGAACGCATGGAGGACTCCCTACGGTGCCAGCATTTTCCAG TCCAAGGAGTCGTCGTCCGTCCTGAGCTGCGACATCTCTGCTGACGACAAGTACATCGTCACCGGATCCGGCGACAAGAAAGCTACAGTGTACGAGGTGATCTACTAG